The DNA region GTTTTCCATAGAAGCATCCCAGTGGAAGTTATGGCGCAAAAGTTCCCACAAGTATTGGCCTCGCTTTATTGAAACTAGTGGAAGCCATGGGTAGACCATTTAGAAGGGAAATTTAGGCAGCTATGGAAGGAACTAGAAATTTACGCTTTCATCAAGGTGACCTGCGTAGCTCCAGACATGGACTGGGGTCTATTGCTTGCCCTTTTTGACTTTATGGAGCTAGTCCATCGACGCCTTTGTCTTGCCGTGTGGGTTCCTCTCAATGACCCAAAGACTTGAGTTACTTGACCGACCTCCTAGTCATAGGAGAGCCTATTGAACCTTCCAATAGGGATAAGGTTGAGGGGCTGATGAAGTCATACTCGAGTACCCAGAATCCCTAGCCACAAGTATTCTTAACGCCTTCCTGGAACAAGAATTCAAGCAAGATGACTCTGAGCCAACTATCTATGAACACATATCATTCTTGTACTTTATAATGTGCAACTTCCTCCGCCTCCTTGCTAGCAGCCAGATGGTGAAAGATGTGTTCTACATCAGGCAGAAGCTTTCAGCTTGATAGATGGTGGCTTTGGTCCCTTATGCCCTCGCCTTTCTTTATTAAGGCTGCCAGACTGTGGCTGAAAAACACATTCCCCAAGCCATCAAGGCTAATGTGGCTTTTGCAGTCGTAGTCCTTCACATACTTTCCATCCCTCTACTCATAACTTGATTTATCAGCCCTAGCCCTTGTAAACCTTCCTTGCTATGGCCTCAAGTTCAAGCACCTAACTAAGGTTCAGACGCTCTATGAGAAGCCTTCGAAGTAGTGTTTAAGTTTAAAGCCAGAGACCTTCGAGTTCTAACCCCTAAAGATTAGGGACTGTTGGTCCTGACTTAAGGCCAacttcaccttttttttttgttttaaagtttttttagttttcagaaataatttattattaaaaaaatatagtgaGTCTCACTCGATCATTCATTATGATCCATGTGATATTAGTAATACACGTCGATCATTTCCGtttaaattaacgaaaaagtTGACGCCGTactagaattgttatcaaatcaatagtttgtacatttttttggttaaagaataaaaattcgtattaaaattttttataataaaattattaaaatatagaaaagtttgtaatttttttgattattaacaattctttttatataaacATAGGATCTTTTCCTTCCCCATCGCTCCTTAACCCTCCCTTCCGCTCCTCTACAGCCCTCCTTCATTTTGAAGCTACGCACAAACTACAGGGAGCAAATGAAGAATAATCCGAACACGAAGGACGGTCTCTTTCCTTCGCTGTTCACTGTTGAGTTCAATACTTCAATCACAAGTCGCTCTCTGGACTGGCACTGCAAAGAAGCTCGACAATAGCCATGGCCTCCATTGCCTCCAAGTTCAGGTCCTCCGCTCTCATCTCATGGAAATCGGTACTCCATCTCTACATCAGCGCTCTTGATCCCAGACTCACTCCTCCCTCTTTGTTTCACATACCTCTTTGTCTctctggtgccagacggggaAGTTGCAGCAAACCCTGGCCGGTTGCATTGAGAGGACCGGCGTCGCCCTTCACTCGGGAAAGGTCTCCACGGTGAAGATATGGCCACACTTCGCCGGTGAGGGGCGGTGGTTCGACTTCCGCTCCAACCTGATACCTGCGTCCATCGATTTCGTGGAGCAATCGCCTCTTTGCACCACGCTCTTGAAGGACGGGCTCAGAATACGCACTGTCGAGCATCTGCTATCAGCTCTCGAAGCCTCTGGGGTCGATAACTGCAGGATCGAGATTGATAATTTGGACGGTGAAGATAAGGATGTCGAGGTTGGTATGAAATATCTGCTTTTATGCAATGTCTGCACCCAAATGTCTTGCATTGTGCTAGAATTTTAGGACAGCCTTAATTTTTCAGAAGATTACCATTAACGTGGGAGTCGAACGGAAATTACTCTCTTTTGTCCTTTGCAGTTAGATGGCAATTGTGATTATATACTTTTGAACGCtaatataaaaacaaaatccGTTCTAGTCTACCTTACATAGAATTTTAGTTCAATGCTGTGATTCTCTTGATAAGCATATTGATTCTTATGTAATCAAGGAATAAATAGCGTAATACCGGTTAACGGATTTCAAGTGAAGTTCCTGTAAGCCTTCACCTATATCTgtgcaaagaaagaaaagagaactcATGAGCAAATCTTAAATGATCCTTCGTCATGGTGGGCGTGGTGAGGAATAATGAGTAAGATCAATCCTAATAGTGAAGCAAAATAATGGTCCAGCGTCCGCTTGTTATGGTCCTCGCTACGTGGCATGGTAGTTGGAATTGCTCTTTGACCTGTGTTGTGAGCAGAAGTTTGTGTttgttccatttttttttttttttttatgtataccGGAGGGGAGGTGAGGCATTTCTGTGGCTGAGGTAAAATGGGAGTTATAATCACCTTGGAATTGCTCTTTGACTTGTGTTGAGGGCAGGAGTTCGTTCCATGTTTTATGTTGGGAGGTGATGCATTTCAGTGCCTAAGCTAAAACAGGAAGGATGATCATTAGAAACAGAAAGCAACACCCTAAGTTTCTGCATATGAAAAACTACGATTGAGGTTTTGTTTTTGGGGGTGGGGGGGTGTTTGGTGTTTGGAGAGCGTAGTAAAAGATCTGGAATTATTAGATGGTGAAGAAGAGTAGGGACAGCATCTATTGTGGGGAAAATTAGGTTAGTTATTGCAAAACCGGAAGGAGAGAGATGGATGGGCTGGGTGCTTACTTTCAGAAAATAAATCGTACCTTCTGTCTCTCCTTAATCAAGTGGCTCCTGATCAACTAAGTTTTGGTGTGACTTGGGAAAATTTGTAAAGAGAGTGAAATGAGTAATTGTTGGATTGCCTGTGCCGTATGCAGCAGAATGAATGGTGATAATCTTTCTGCTGCAGAAAAGGACCAGCTGGTGCTCAGTTAAGTACATTACTTTAGTTACAGTTCAAATTTTATGGAAAAGAGCCTGCCTACTGCATATTTTTGAatcttttttcggtggaaGCATATTTTTGAATCTTGATGAAGCTACAACGTTATATTTCCAGTTGGAcattcctttatttttctcctAGGAATGAGCATATCTTTATAAGTCAGGTGCGTTGCATTGCATGTGTGTTATtccatgattttcttttttctccattCTTAATTTTGTGATGGATGTAATCGTGTTCCTTCTGTCTCAAAATGGCATATCATACTTAATTGTCCATGTAATGCAGGTCCCAATTTTTGACGGCTCGGCAAGGGAATGGGTGGAAGCGATTGAGAAAGTTGGTCTGGAGATAGCGAAAGATAGTCGTGGAaatgattgtgaaaaaatagCTCCATATTTGAATGAACCTGTGCATTTCTGGCATATTGATTCTTTTGTGGTCGCATTTCCATCACCTAAAGTTCACGTCACTTTTGGAATTGATTTTCCTCAGGTGGGTTATTGAATAGCCAGGCTGTAAATGCAGATGAGTGTATATTGAATTTGCTGTGACTGTATTCTTTTATGATTCTCTAACTTTATTGACATTTAAATTAAACTTCTGGATACTTTGATGCATGCCATGTAATTGTACCAGGATGGCTTGGTTATGTTTCCAAGCATTTATTAATTCCTCTTTTTCCTTGTTACAGGTGCCTGCTGTTGGTTGCCAGTGGTTTTCCTCATCCCTTAGTGATGACTCTGTGTACAAGAGGCAAATTGCTCCTGCACGTACTTTTTGCATTTACGAGGAGGTCTGCtgtttcatattattttacaGTTGTCACTGGGAATTTCACTCTGCCTCACTGTATGATTATAATTCTCTTCCTCTTGAAGTTACAATTGCAATAAGTTTATCTACAAAGCAAACTAGTTTCGACTTCAATgagaaataatttatatttgcaCCCTAATCATCAGAACCGCCTAGAGTATAGGTAAGAAAGagctgtatatatatgtgtgtgtgtgtgtgttgttCTAATGGAAACTGATCTGAATTCAACTGTTCGTGTggtttgttttcttttaataagaaGAAGGAAATCTGAAAACCGTGGACAGCATAACAAATTCATGGAGCTATCGGTCCACTACTCAATTCAGTGTTTGCTCCAATTGTTATCAAACTCTTAGCAGTGTTGGATCATCGGACAAATAATAGTCAGTGCAAGTTTtgcaagtttttcttttaatgtttctgccGCCTTTTTTCTTCGACTCATGATTTGTTATTAATGTTCTTGATGTGTATCCGCCTGTCTATCTACCTAAATATTTCATGTCATCCCATTAATGCTGATCTCACCTTTTTAAACCCTGATAGGTGGAGAAAATGCGAAATGCTGGACTGATAAAAGGTGGTTCTTTAGAGAATGCCTTAGTTTGCAGGTAAGATAATAGAATGGACAATATTCTGTTGCTTTGAAGCCAATATGACTGCCTACAGTACGAGGCAATTGCATCTAGTTCTTTCATTACACTTTCAATAATCAATGTGTTTTATAAGGTTCTTACATGGTTAAAATGTTTGCACTAGAAAAAGTAGTGATATTATGTAATTTGCTATACTATTGTATTAAGTCTCTGAAATCTTGAGGAGTATGTAGCAAAACACATGTAGTTTCTTTCATGATGATTGCATTAAGTCATATTCTCTGGTGTATATCTACAGTATGGGCAAAGGTTGGTTGAATCCACCACTGCGATTTAATGATGAACCCGCTCGCCATAAGGCCTTAGATCTAATTGGAGATCTCTCTGTTTTTGCAAGATCTGGTAGTCAGGGCCTTCCAGTGGCACATATAGTGGCCTACAAGGTATTTGACCTTCATCATTTTCAGGTTTATTTGCTTTCTTCAAAGTTTATATCCAatgtaatttaaaattacaGAAGCAGCTTTTCATCCATAAAATATGGTAGCAGGATTCAGACTATGTTACTCATATCTTATGCTAAAAAAGTAGGTGGTGCTATCCATTGgtttttttacattttccttaagaaattaatGTTCTCTTAACATATATTTCTGTTCTACATGAAGTTCCACCATTCTAGTGGAATGATTTGATTAGGATACAATTACTTAGATCAGAGTCTCACCAATATTCCCTAGCAACAAGaaagaaacaagaaaaagatCATAAATGTTGCCTAAACATTGCATACAAATTCCATAGGGTCTTTCAGTATACTTTAGGGATTCTTCCTATCCATTCTCTTACTGTTGGCTATCCTTAACAGCAATGATGGTTGCAATTGCTCGTTGGGAGTAGTTGGTAACCCACACAATGTGTGTCTGCTCATAGAAAGTTgaaatacatatatgataGGCATTTAACATTGTTCATTTGGAAATAGTC from Punica granatum isolate Tunisia-2019 chromosome 3, ASM765513v2, whole genome shotgun sequence includes:
- the LOC116201178 gene encoding probable UDP-3-O-acyl-N-acetylglucosamine deacetylase 2, mitochondrial isoform X2 encodes the protein MASIASKFRSSALISWKSTGKLQQTLAGCIERTGVALHSGKVSTVKIWPHFAGEGRWFDFRSNLIPASIDFVEQSPLCTTLLKDGLRIRTVEHLLSALEASGVDNCRIEIDNLDGEDKDVEVPIFDGSAREWVEAIEKVGLEIAKDSRGNDCEKIAPYLNEPVHFWHIDSFVVAFPSPKVHVTFGIDFPQVPAVGCQWFSSSLSDDSVYKRQIAPARTFCIYEEVCCFILFYSCHWEFHSASLRRKSENRGQHNKFMELSVHYSIQCLLQLLSNS
- the LOC116201178 gene encoding probable UDP-3-O-acyl-N-acetylglucosamine deacetylase 2, mitochondrial isoform X1; its protein translation is MASIASKFRSSALISWKSTGKLQQTLAGCIERTGVALHSGKVSTVKIWPHFAGEGRWFDFRSNLIPASIDFVEQSPLCTTLLKDGLRIRTVEHLLSALEASGVDNCRIEIDNLDGEDKDVEVPIFDGSAREWVEAIEKVGLEIAKDSRGNDCEKIAPYLNEPVHFWHIDSFVVAFPSPKVHVTFGIDFPQVPAVGCQWFSSSLSDDSVYKRQIAPARTFCIYEEVEKMRNAGLIKGGSLENALVCSMGKGWLNPPLRFNDEPARHKALDLIGDLSVFARSGSQGLPVAHIVAYKSGHALHADFVRQISS
- the LOC116201178 gene encoding probable UDP-3-O-acyl-N-acetylglucosamine deacetylase 2, mitochondrial isoform X3, which gives rise to MASIASKFRSSALISWKSTGKLQQTLAGCIERTGVALHSGKVSTVKIWPHFAGEGRWFDFRSNLIPASIDFVEQSPLCTTLLKDGLRIRTVEHLLSALEASGVDNCRIEIDNLDGEDKDVEVPIFDGSAREWVEAIEKVGLEIAKDSRGNDCEKIAPYLNEPVHFWHIDSFVVAFPSPKVHVTFGIDFPQVPAVGCQWFSSSLSDDSVYKRQIAPARTFCIYEEVCCFILFYSCHWEFHSASLWRKCEMLD